One region of Pangasianodon hypophthalmus isolate fPanHyp1 chromosome 15, fPanHyp1.pri, whole genome shotgun sequence genomic DNA includes:
- the glrx gene encoding glutaredoxin-1: MAQEFVTAQIKGDKVVVFLKPSCPYCVLAKDVLSKYSFKSGHLDFIDISARDNMAAIQDYFQRVTGARTVPRVFIGEECIGGGSDVEELDRSGKLKGMLQKIGALQ; this comes from the exons ATGGCTCAGGAGTTTGTCACAGCCCAGATTAAAGGAGACAAAGTGGTTGTTTTTCTGAAACCTTCGTGTCCTTACTGTGTGCTCGCTAAAGACGTGCTGTCCAAGTACAGCTTCAAATCCGGGCATTTAGACTTCATTGACATCAGCGCTCGAGACAACATGGCCGCCATTCAGGATTATTTCCAGCGCGTTACAGGCGCTAGGACC GTGCCGCGTGTGTTTATAGGCGAGGAGTGTATCGGAGGAGGCAGCGACGTGGAAGAGCTTGACAGAAGTGGAAAACTAAAAGGCATGCTGCAGAAAATCGGAGCACTGCAGTAA